A stretch of Linepithema humile isolate Giens D197 chromosome 3, Lhum_UNIL_v1.0, whole genome shotgun sequence DNA encodes these proteins:
- the TrpRS gene encoding tryptophan--tRNA ligase, cytoplasmic — protein MTTEDARIQGHALNGVAEDEDIVTPWIVTSTNDSGIDYDKLIKRFGSSKIDDDLLARFEKITGKRPHHFLRRGIFFSHRDMNTILNLYEQGKPFYLYTGRGPSSDAMHLGHLIPFMFCKWLQDVFDVPLVIQLTDDEKAIWKNIKIEDAIKLAYANAKDIIACGFNPEKTFIFSNLEHIGNNSAFYQNMIRIQKCVTFNQVKGIFGFGDSDPIGKIAFPPTQAAPAISGSFPFIFKDVKVHCLIPCAIDQDPYFRMTRDVAPKLGFPKPALLHSSFFPALQGSKTKMSASDSNTAIFLTDTAKQIKNKVNKHAFSGGQATVEEHRQLGGNCEVDISYQWLRFFLEDDERLEQIRKGYTSGEILTGELKKELIDVLQRLVAAHQETKCKITNDVVKQFMIPRDLGFVSKTK, from the exons ATGACGACGGAGGACGCAAGGATTCAAGGACATGCGTTAAATGGTGTCGCCGAGGATGAGGACATCGTGACACCGTGGATAGTTACGAGCACTAATGATTCAGGGATCGATTATGACAAGTTAATTA aaaggTTTGGAAGCTCCAAGATAGATGATGACTTGTTAGCtagatttgaaaaaatcacTGGCAAGAGACCACATCACTTTCTCAGAAGAGGCATATTCTTTTCTCACAGAGATATGAATACTATTCTGAACCTTTATGAGCAAGGAAAGCCATTCTACCTGTACACAGGTAGAGGACCTAGTTCAGACGCGATGCATCTGGGACATCTCATACCTTTCATGTTCTGCAAATGGTTGCAGGACGTATTCGATGTTCCTTTAGTTATACAGTTGACGGATGATGAAAAAGCCATCtggaagaatataaaaatagaagatgCTATTAAACTGGCCTATGCCAatgcaaaagatattattgcCTGTGGCTTTAATCCTGAAAAGACATTTATCTTCTCGAATTTGGAACACATAGGAAACAATTCGGCATTTTATCAAAACATGATCAGGATACAAAAATGCGTCACATTCAATCAAGTAAAGGGCATTTTTGGATTTGGGGATAGCGATCCGATTGGAAAGATCGCGTTTCCGCCGACGCAAGCGGCGCCGGCCATTTCCGGCTCGTTTCCTTTCATCTTCAAGGACGTCAAGGTGCACTGCCTGATACCGTGCGCAATCGATCAAGATCCATATTTTCGCATGACTAGGGACGTCGCGCCCAAACTTGGTTTCCCTAAACCGGCCTTGCTGCATTCCAGCTTCTTCCCAGCATTGCAGGGTTCCAAGACGAAAATGTCGGCGAGCGACAGCAACACGGCAATATTCCTCACGGATACCGCCAAACAAATCAAAAACAAGGTCAATAAGCATGCATTCTCGGGTGGTCAGGCTACTGTGGAGGAGCACAGACAGCTCGGTGGAAACTGTGAGGTGGACATATCTTATCAATGGCTGCGATTTTTCTTAGAGGATGACGAGCGATTGGAACAAATCAGAAAa gGTTACACCAGTGGAGAGATCTTAACGGGCGAGCTAAAAAAGGAGTTGATCGATGTGTTGCAGCGACTCGTCGCTGCGCATCAAGAgacgaaatgtaaaataacaaatgacGTGGTCAAACAGTTTATGATTCCTAGAGATCTCGGCTTCGTATCAAAAACAAAGTAA
- the Arf4 gene encoding ADP ribosylation factor 4, whose translation MGLTISSLLTRLFGKKQMRILMVGLDAAGKTTILYKLKLGEIVTTIPTIGFNVETVEYRNICFTVWDVGGQDKIRPLWRHYFQNTQGLIYVVDSNDRERIGEAERELANMLKEDELRDAVLLVFANKQDLPNAMSAAELTDKLGLNSLRGRHWYIQSTCATQGHGLYEGLDWLSNELAKK comes from the coding sequence ATGGGACTCACGATCAGCAGTTTGCTCACCCGGCTCTTCGGTAAGAAGCAGATGCGCATATTGATGGTGGGCCTGGATGCCGCCGGTAAAACTACCATACTCTACAAGTTGAAGCTCGGTGAGATTGTCACCACTATACCTACCATCGGCTTCAATGTTGAGACAGTCGAGTACagaaacatttgtttcacCGTATGGGATGTTGGTGGTCAGGATAAGATCCGGCCACTCTGGAGACACTACTTTCAGAATACTCAAGGCCTCATCTATGTGGTAGACAGTAACGATCGAGAGCGTATTGGTGAAGCGGAACGCGAGCTGGCGAACATGTTGAAAGAGGATGAGCTACGAGATGCGGTATTGCTGGTATTTGCTAACAAACAGGATCTGCCGAATGCCATGTCCGCTGCCGAACTTACAGACAAACTGGGCCTGAATTCGCTACGAGGTCGTCATTGGTACATCCAAAGTACTTGTGCCACTCAGGGACATGGACTGTATGAAGGTCTAGACTGGTTGAGTAATGAGCTGGCTAAAAAGTGA
- the LOC105668709 gene encoding 26S proteasome non-ATPase regulatory subunit 9 isoform X2: MTNHGSRCPRQMGLRNNKYAPVSMFRNLPIKTKMVVDMELQEAKDAVLQLMKDKDKIESDLKTLKEILNCNHVGMDELLVDAEGYPRQDIDVYQVRHTRHKIICLSNDHKALMKKIEEGLYKVHALSGTSQTQQPVSNILHSEETEMLEPFLKVNLVSPDSPAENAGIQVDDLILEFGSIHCRNFKSLADIGKLVENSRYKTVNVKIKRGSNTIILPLTPRPWVGKGLLGCNVISLEVVER; this comes from the exons ATGACAAATCACGGTTCTCGCTGTCCAAGGCAAATG GGTTTGAGGAACAATAAATACGCACCTGTTAGTATGTTCCGTAACCTCCCTATCAAAACGAAAATGGTGGTCGACATGGAGTTGCAAGAAGCCAAGGATGCTGTTCTTCAACTAATGAAGGATAAAGACAAAATTGAATCTGATCTAAAAACGTTAAAGGAAATCTTAAACTGC AATCATGTCGGTATGGATGAATTATTGGTGGACGCTGAAGGATATCCAAGACAAGATATCGACGTTTATCAAGTGAGACATACGAGGCACAAgataatat GTCTTTCAAATGATCACAAAGcattaatgaagaaaatagaGGAAGGATTATACAAAGTTCATGCTTTATCGGGAACAAGCCAAACACAACAGCCTGTATCCAATATACTTCACAGTGAAGAGACAGAAATGTTAGAGCCCTTCCTCAAAGTAAATTTAGTCTCACCTGATTCACCAGCGGAAAATGCA GGAATTCAAGTTGATGATCTCATATTAGAATTTGGTTCTATTCATTGTCGGAACTTCAAATCTCTAGCCGACATTGGAAAATTAGTAGAAAACAGCAGATATAAAACAGTCAATGTAAAAATCAAACGCGGCTCCAATACTATAATTCTGCCATTAACTCCACGTCCTTGGGTTGGCAAAGGCCTTTTGGGTTGTAATGTAATATCTTTAGAAGTAGTTGAGAGATAA
- the LOC105668709 gene encoding 26S proteasome non-ATPase regulatory subunit 9 isoform X1 yields MTNHGSRCPRQMFLLMQGLRNNKYAPVSMFRNLPIKTKMVVDMELQEAKDAVLQLMKDKDKIESDLKTLKEILNCNHVGMDELLVDAEGYPRQDIDVYQVRHTRHKIICLSNDHKALMKKIEEGLYKVHALSGTSQTQQPVSNILHSEETEMLEPFLKVNLVSPDSPAENAGIQVDDLILEFGSIHCRNFKSLADIGKLVENSRYKTVNVKIKRGSNTIILPLTPRPWVGKGLLGCNVISLEVVER; encoded by the exons ATGACAAATCACGGTTCTCGCTGTCCAAGGCAAATG tttCTACTGATGCAGGGTTTGAGGAACAATAAATACGCACCTGTTAGTATGTTCCGTAACCTCCCTATCAAAACGAAAATGGTGGTCGACATGGAGTTGCAAGAAGCCAAGGATGCTGTTCTTCAACTAATGAAGGATAAAGACAAAATTGAATCTGATCTAAAAACGTTAAAGGAAATCTTAAACTGC AATCATGTCGGTATGGATGAATTATTGGTGGACGCTGAAGGATATCCAAGACAAGATATCGACGTTTATCAAGTGAGACATACGAGGCACAAgataatat GTCTTTCAAATGATCACAAAGcattaatgaagaaaatagaGGAAGGATTATACAAAGTTCATGCTTTATCGGGAACAAGCCAAACACAACAGCCTGTATCCAATATACTTCACAGTGAAGAGACAGAAATGTTAGAGCCCTTCCTCAAAGTAAATTTAGTCTCACCTGATTCACCAGCGGAAAATGCA GGAATTCAAGTTGATGATCTCATATTAGAATTTGGTTCTATTCATTGTCGGAACTTCAAATCTCTAGCCGACATTGGAAAATTAGTAGAAAACAGCAGATATAAAACAGTCAATGTAAAAATCAAACGCGGCTCCAATACTATAATTCTGCCATTAACTCCACGTCCTTGGGTTGGCAAAGGCCTTTTGGGTTGTAATGTAATATCTTTAGAAGTAGTTGAGAGATAA
- the LOC105668786 gene encoding protein phosphatase 1B isoform X3 has protein sequence MGAFLDTPKTEKCNEHGTGNGLRYGVASMQGWRMEMEDAHRAIPCLEGGLSDWSYFAVFDGHAGALVSAHSAEHLLECIMQTKEFKAEDVIKGIHSGFLRLDDEMRDLPEMSSGSDKSGSTAVCAFISPKNIYIANCGDSRAVLCSSGIPVFSTRDHKPVLPAEKERIQNAGGSVMIQRVNGSLAVSRALGDYEYKNLKDRGPCEQLVSPEPEIFVRERDDEHDEFLVLACDGIWDVMNNEDLCNFIHSRLLLTDDLEAVTNLVVDTCLYKGSRDNMSIVLVTFPAAPKPNPEAQRQEAELEMAIERRIKEIVAQEEDKDEFDYQKMLELLRGSDQDFPYLPPGGGLYAKQPFIEKVFREICPSKAYSNSQSS, from the exons ATGGGGGCATTTTTGGATACTCCAAAAACAGAAAAGTGTAACGAACATGGCACTGGCAATGGTTTGCGGTATGGTGTTGCCAGTATGCAGGGCTGGCGGATGGAAATGGAGGATGCTCACAGAGCAATTCCCTGTTTGGAAGGTGGTCTCTCAGATTGGAGCTACTTTGCAGTATTCGATGGTCATGCAGGCGCATTGGTATCAGCACACAGTGCGGAACACTTATTAGAATGTATAATGCAAACGAAGGAATTTAAAGCTGAGGATGTTATTAAAGGTATTCATTCCGGGTTCCTTAGACTCGATGATGAAATGAGAGATTTACCTGAGATGAGTTCTGGTTCGGACAAGTCCGGTTCTACGGCAGTATGCGCATTTATATCacctaaaaatatttatattgccaaTTGCGGTGACTCTCGGGCAGTACTTTGTAGCTCTGGAATTCCAGTTTTCTCGACGCGGGATCACAAGCCTGTTTTACCTGCTGAAAAGGAGAGAATTCAGAATGCAGGTGGTAGCGTAATGATCCAAAGAGTTAACGGATCTCTAGCTGTTTCCAGAGCATTGGGCGATTATgagtacaaaaatttaaaagatcgAGGCCCTTGTGAGCAATTAGTATCACCAGAACCAGAAATAttcgtgcgagagagagatgaTGAACACGATGAGTTTCTAGTTTTAGCATGTGATGGCATTTGGGATGTAATGAACAACGaagatttatgtaattttatacattcaaGGCTGCTGCTTACTGATGATTTAGAAGCAGTTACCAATCTGGTTGTAGACACTTGCCTTTATAAG GGTAGCAGAGATAATATGAGTATAGTTCTGGTGACGTTCCCAGCTGCACCAAAACCAAATCCTGAAGCACAGAGGCAGGAAGCTGAGTTGGAAATGGCTATAGAAAGGAGAATTAAAG AAATCGTTGCCCAAGAGGAGGATAAGGACGAATTTGACTACCAAAAAATGCTTGAACTTCTTAGAGGAAGCGACCAAGACTTTCCTTACCTACCTCCTGGTGGTGGTCTTTATGCTAA gcAACCCTTCATCGAGAAAGTGTTTCGGGAAATATGTCCCAGCAAAGCGTATAGT
- the LOC105668706 gene encoding E3 ubiquitin-protein ligase ZNF598: MSGNTDGSNNNTCVVCYKNVDIYSIGMCEHPVCYECSTRMRVLCRQNECPICRQDLPKVVFTREIKPFHSLTSANLLDTRYDIYFSNLDIQEKFTELLINTCSICKEKPVFSTFHNLKDHMRQRHELHYCDLCVENLKIFSHERRCYTRSNLATHRRKGDIDDKSHKGHPLCEFCDQRYMDNDELYRHLRRDHLYCHFCDADGLHQYYSSYDYLRDHFRQEHYLCEEGVCADEKFTSVFRTDIDLKAHKASVHGKQLSKAAAKQARMLELEFTLAPRGENRMNRRGMLGASTSRNTRDYSSRDYQQGSIPGGSNSFTSNNEPIFTRQPSVDVQSTDEFPTLGGSVAPVVPTLTQAKSRGNVTIRSTVRNQPLAVTDENFPALGPESAGPSISKTVNFSVSSSSNSSGSGGITQCQKTSTSSNVSIQVNHESNGTVTTRVSGPNIRIRPAQLSIDSEFPALGSSEPSTSTANSTQWKEVLQWTCSKSAPANVPKSKKVAPPPSIPSPPPIQSGEDFPSLSKSSKSKKQSVITVVPSWGQNSQSSGTSNNTKTTDQTKGKTKKKKAKQASNGNNSSGNESSSSKSNVNTNVARKDVELACTDDLDNSHVVSKKSSQITHGTNNDTSSDITSKSSAVQNSKDWEHANKKDKKKSKNNADGSLSTVTVINTESSNGSNVLLNGEKQRKRSELKIDSLNATNNNIHRTEDFPALGSTSGSRPPGFTNPPPGFTSPTLPPPGFSVKYNNTDRLHGSNGLTFTNSSGESYSILPDNSNKHAAHAYVSPPDFQKRNTCLVAKLNEVLVQQDKIEEFRYVSGLFRGGTCDAEEYYTHCRKVMGTNAFESVFPELLVLLPDIAKQQELFKVHKREASGKPKGLEMCATCGQILKNGPDFRMHMSSHTLENHFPALGKSNTPPPKNTWVRK; encoded by the exons ATGTCGGGGAACACTGATggttctaataataatacctGTGTGGTGTGCTACAAGAATGTCGACATTTACAGCATTGGCATGTGCGAGCATCCTGTATGTTACGAGTGTAGCACCAGGATGAGAGTGCTCTGTCGCCAGAACGAATGTCCTATTTGCCGTCAGGATCTGCCAAAAGTTGTGTTCACAAGAGAGATCAAACCCTTCCATAGTTTGACTAGTGCAAATCTACTAGATACCCGATATGACATCTACTTCAGTAATCTTGACATTCAGGAGAAATTCACCGAGTTGTTAATCAATACTTGCTCGATATGTAAGGAGAAGCCAGTGTTCAGCACTTtccataatttaaaagatcatATGCGACAACGACACGAATTGCATTATTGTGACCTGTGTGTGGAGAATTTGAAG ATATTTTCGCATGAAAGACGTTGTTACACAAGATCGAATCTAGCCACGCATCGGAGAAAGGGTGATATTGACGATAAAAGCCACAAGGGTCATCCACTCTGTGAATTCTGTGATCAGCGTTACATGGACAATGACGAATTATATCGGCATTTGAGACGTGATCATTTGTACTGTCATTTCTGCGACGCGGATGGtttacatcaatattatagCTCGTACGACTATCTCAGAGATCATTTTCGACAGGAGCACTATTTATGCGAGGAAGGGGTGTGCGCGGATGAGAAATTCACGAGTGTTTTCCGGACCGATATAGATCTTAAGGCGCACAAGGCCAGCGTACATGGCAAGCAGTTGAGTAAAGCTGCCGCTAAGCAGGCGAGAATGTTAGAACTGGAATTCACCCTGGCGCCGCGCGGTGAAAATCGGATGAATAGAAGAGGCATGCTAGGTGCGTCGACTTCGAGAAACACAAGAGATTACAGTTCTAGGGATTACCAACAAGGCTCGATACCTGGCGGATCCAATTCGTTTACATCCAACAACGAGCCCATCTTTACGAGACAACCGTCTGTGGATGTACAGAGCACCGACGAGTTTCCTACATTAGGTGGTAGTGTCGCTCCTGTTGTTCCCACTTTAACGCAAGCCAAAAGCAGAGGAAATGTAACTATTCGCAGCACTGTGAGAAATCAACCGCTCGCTGTAACGGACGAGAATTTCCCTGCGCTAGGTCCAGAGTCGGCTGGCCCTAGTATATCGAAAACTGTCAACTTCAGTGTCTCCAGCAGTAGCAACTCCTCTGGATCCGGTGGCATAACACAGTGTCAAAAAACTTCGACATCTTCAAACGTTTCCATTCAGGTGAACCACGAATCTAATGGTACCGTTACCACAAGAGTGTCCGGACCCAACATCAGAATACGTCCCGCGCAATTGTCCATAGATTCCGAATTTCCTGCTTTGGGTAGTTCCGAACCGTCTACCAGTACTGCTAATTCGACTCAGTGGAAGGAAGTTTTACAGTGGACATGCTCGAAATCAGCACCGGCGAACGTGCCAAAATCCAAGAAAGTCGCACCGCCACCCTCAATACCGTCGCCGCCACCTATTCAGTCTGGCGAGGATTTCCCAAGTTTATCCAAATCGTCCAAATCAAAAAAACAATCAGTAATCACAGTAGTGCCATCATGGGGACAGAACTCGCAAAGTTCTGGCACTAGCAACAATACGAAGACGACGGATCAAACAAAGgggaagacgaagaagaaaaaagcaaaGCAGGCTTCAAATGGCAATAATTCGAGCGGAAACGAGTCTAGTAGTTCTAAATCGAATGTAAATACCAATGTAGCGCGGAAGGACGTCGAATTGGCGTGCACCGATGACTTGGACAACTCTCACGTCGTGTCTAAAAAGAGTTCGCAAATCACACACGGTACTAATAACGATACGAGTAGTGACATCACGTCTAAGAGTTCGGCTGTGCAAAATTCGAAAGACTGGGAACATGCGAACAAGAAGGACAAGAAGAAGAGCAAGAACAACGCAGACGGAAGTTTGAGCACCGTGACAGTCATAAATACGGAATCTTCGAACGGCAGCAATGTTCTTCTAAACGGAGAAAAACAACGGAAGCGCAGCGAGCTCAAGATAGACAGTTTGAATGCGACCAATAATAATATCCATCGGACGGAGGACTTTCCTGCTCTAGGTAGCACCAGCGGCAGCAGACCGCCCGGCTTCACGAACCCGCCTCCCGGCTTCACTTCGCCGACTCTACCGCCACCCGGTTTCTCCGTCAAGTACAACAACACCGACAGACTGCACGGCAGCAACGGCTTGACGTTCACAAATAGTTCCGGCGAAAGCTACTCTATTCTGCCGGACAACAGCAACAAACACGCTGCCCACGCATACGTATCACCGCCAGATTTTCAGAAACGAAACACATGCCTCGTGGCGAAACTCAACGAGGTCCTTGTGCAACAAGACAAGATTGAGGAGTTTCGCTACGTGAGCGGCCTCTTTCGCGGAGGCACCTGTGATGCCGAAGAGTATTACACGCACTGTCGCAAAGTTATGGGGACCAACGCTTTCGAAAGTGTATTCCCCGAGCTTTTGGTATTATTGCCAGACATTGCGAAACAACAGGAGCTATTCAAGGTGCACAAGAGAGAAGCAAGCGGCAAGCCGAAAGGGCTGGAGATGTGCGCGACGTGCGGTCAGATTCTCAAGAACGGCCCAGACTTTAGAATGCATATGTCTAGTCACACACTGGAGAATCATTTTCCAGCGCTGGGCAAGAGTAATACGCCGCCGCCGAAGAACACGTGGGTACGTAAATGA
- the LOC105668786 gene encoding protein phosphatase 1B isoform X1, producing MGAFLDTPKTEKCNEHGTGNGLRYGVASMQGWRMEMEDAHRAIPCLEGGLSDWSYFAVFDGHAGALVSAHSAEHLLECIMQTKEFKAEDVIKGIHSGFLRLDDEMRDLPEMSSGSDKSGSTAVCAFISPKNIYIANCGDSRAVLCSSGIPVFSTRDHKPVLPAEKERIQNAGGSVMIQRVNGSLAVSRALGDYEYKNLKDRGPCEQLVSPEPEIFVRERDDEHDEFLVLACDGIWDVMNNEDLCNFIHSRLLLTDDLEAVTNLVVDTCLYKGSRDNMSIVLVTFPAAPKPNPEAQRQEAELEMAIERRIKEIVAQEEDKDEFDYQKMLELLRGSDQDFPYLPPGGGLYAKQPFIEKVFREICPSKAYSVSVGYIPLT from the exons ATGGGGGCATTTTTGGATACTCCAAAAACAGAAAAGTGTAACGAACATGGCACTGGCAATGGTTTGCGGTATGGTGTTGCCAGTATGCAGGGCTGGCGGATGGAAATGGAGGATGCTCACAGAGCAATTCCCTGTTTGGAAGGTGGTCTCTCAGATTGGAGCTACTTTGCAGTATTCGATGGTCATGCAGGCGCATTGGTATCAGCACACAGTGCGGAACACTTATTAGAATGTATAATGCAAACGAAGGAATTTAAAGCTGAGGATGTTATTAAAGGTATTCATTCCGGGTTCCTTAGACTCGATGATGAAATGAGAGATTTACCTGAGATGAGTTCTGGTTCGGACAAGTCCGGTTCTACGGCAGTATGCGCATTTATATCacctaaaaatatttatattgccaaTTGCGGTGACTCTCGGGCAGTACTTTGTAGCTCTGGAATTCCAGTTTTCTCGACGCGGGATCACAAGCCTGTTTTACCTGCTGAAAAGGAGAGAATTCAGAATGCAGGTGGTAGCGTAATGATCCAAAGAGTTAACGGATCTCTAGCTGTTTCCAGAGCATTGGGCGATTATgagtacaaaaatttaaaagatcgAGGCCCTTGTGAGCAATTAGTATCACCAGAACCAGAAATAttcgtgcgagagagagatgaTGAACACGATGAGTTTCTAGTTTTAGCATGTGATGGCATTTGGGATGTAATGAACAACGaagatttatgtaattttatacattcaaGGCTGCTGCTTACTGATGATTTAGAAGCAGTTACCAATCTGGTTGTAGACACTTGCCTTTATAAG GGTAGCAGAGATAATATGAGTATAGTTCTGGTGACGTTCCCAGCTGCACCAAAACCAAATCCTGAAGCACAGAGGCAGGAAGCTGAGTTGGAAATGGCTATAGAAAGGAGAATTAAAG AAATCGTTGCCCAAGAGGAGGATAAGGACGAATTTGACTACCAAAAAATGCTTGAACTTCTTAGAGGAAGCGACCAAGACTTTCCTTACCTACCTCCTGGTGGTGGTCTTTATGCTAA gcAACCCTTCATCGAGAAAGTGTTTCGGGAAATATGTCCCAGCAAAGCGTATAGTGTAAGTGTTGGATATATCCCTTTGACATAA
- the LOC105668786 gene encoding protein phosphatase 1B isoform X2: MGAFLDTPKTEKCNEHGTGNGLRYGVASMQGWRMEMEDAHRAIPCLEGGLSDWSYFAVFDGHAGALVSAHSAEHLLECIMQTKEFKAEDVIKGIHSGFLRLDDEMRDLPEMSSGSDKSGSTAVCAFISPKNIYIANCGDSRAVLCSSGIPVFSTRDHKPVLPAEKERIQNAGGSVMIQRVNGSLAVSRALGDYEYKNLKDRGPCEQLVSPEPEIFVRERDDEHDEFLVLACDGIWDVMNNEDLCNFIHSRLLLTDDLEAVTNLVVDTCLYKGSRDNMSIVLVTFPAAPKPNPEAQRQEAELEMAIERRIKEIVAQEEDKDEFDYQKMLELLRGSDQDFPYLPPGGGLYAKQPFIEKVFREICPSKAYSNSQICNKAL; the protein is encoded by the exons ATGGGGGCATTTTTGGATACTCCAAAAACAGAAAAGTGTAACGAACATGGCACTGGCAATGGTTTGCGGTATGGTGTTGCCAGTATGCAGGGCTGGCGGATGGAAATGGAGGATGCTCACAGAGCAATTCCCTGTTTGGAAGGTGGTCTCTCAGATTGGAGCTACTTTGCAGTATTCGATGGTCATGCAGGCGCATTGGTATCAGCACACAGTGCGGAACACTTATTAGAATGTATAATGCAAACGAAGGAATTTAAAGCTGAGGATGTTATTAAAGGTATTCATTCCGGGTTCCTTAGACTCGATGATGAAATGAGAGATTTACCTGAGATGAGTTCTGGTTCGGACAAGTCCGGTTCTACGGCAGTATGCGCATTTATATCacctaaaaatatttatattgccaaTTGCGGTGACTCTCGGGCAGTACTTTGTAGCTCTGGAATTCCAGTTTTCTCGACGCGGGATCACAAGCCTGTTTTACCTGCTGAAAAGGAGAGAATTCAGAATGCAGGTGGTAGCGTAATGATCCAAAGAGTTAACGGATCTCTAGCTGTTTCCAGAGCATTGGGCGATTATgagtacaaaaatttaaaagatcgAGGCCCTTGTGAGCAATTAGTATCACCAGAACCAGAAATAttcgtgcgagagagagatgaTGAACACGATGAGTTTCTAGTTTTAGCATGTGATGGCATTTGGGATGTAATGAACAACGaagatttatgtaattttatacattcaaGGCTGCTGCTTACTGATGATTTAGAAGCAGTTACCAATCTGGTTGTAGACACTTGCCTTTATAAG GGTAGCAGAGATAATATGAGTATAGTTCTGGTGACGTTCCCAGCTGCACCAAAACCAAATCCTGAAGCACAGAGGCAGGAAGCTGAGTTGGAAATGGCTATAGAAAGGAGAATTAAAG AAATCGTTGCCCAAGAGGAGGATAAGGACGAATTTGACTACCAAAAAATGCTTGAACTTCTTAGAGGAAGCGACCAAGACTTTCCTTACCTACCTCCTGGTGGTGGTCTTTATGCTAA gcAACCCTTCATCGAGAAAGTGTTTCGGGAAATATGTCCCAGCAAAGCGTATAGT